Within Geminocystis sp. NIES-3709, the genomic segment AACTATGCAGGATCTAGCTTTGCAGTTTGAGCGGTTAGATTTAGATGCGTTGGTGGCACAAAAGGTACAGGAATATTTAGATATTCACCTAAATTCTTTAGTTAATTACTTAGTAGAGAATAAGTTAAGACCTATATCAAATATAGACAAGAGGGAAACAGCAATAGATGAGAACTTAGTTAAGAATGGGTTATTAACTAATGATTTGGAAGAAGATGAAAGTTTGGCTGAAAGCAATATTGCTGATGATGGAGAGTTAAAAGTAGTCCCTGACAAGGATAAGGATGAAAAGGAAGTTTTTTCTCTACCAGTGCAGGGTGCACAACGCCTTGGGGATAAACAGAAAAAGGAATCTGACCAAGTTAGTAACAAAGATATTGACCAAGTTGATGACTTAAATAGAAAGGATAGTAATAAAGATACTAACCAAGTTGAGAAGGTAAGTGAGGAGGATATATCTCCAACTGAACAGGGTCATAATTTAGTTAGCAATAAAGTTAGTAACAAGGTCATCGAGAATGATGAAGGGAAACAAGATGTCAAGGATTCTTCCACACCAACTATTACAGAGGAAAATCCAGCTTCTCAATTAGTTAATATCCACGCTCAGAATGAAGTTAATAACCAAGCTGATGTGAGTGATATTCCTGCGGACTTTTTAGCGTTACCACGAGAGAAGGTGGAAACTAAGATATTGGCTCAGACTCTCGGTTTTAGTTCATCTGCAAGGGTAAGTGAGTTGGCTAGTGGTAAGAAGAAAACTCTGCCTTTTCGAGAGTTTTGGGATTATTTGTCGGTAAAAAAAACTACCAAAACTGATAAGAATGGTAAGCAGGTTAATTCTTATGAGTGGACAAAGATTAAGTAACTTAAATGTTAGTATTTATATTCAAAGGGAGATATAATGACGCAAACAAGAAAGGTTAAGATTTCGGTGGGGAATTTTATTTTAGAGGCTTCCCAACGGTACATTAAAAAACGTTTTGCTGAGTTACCTCCTGCTATAAAGACTACTATTCCTGAGCGCAAGGGTTTAATTGCATTGACTCAGTGGGAGTCGGCTAAGGTTTTTTGGCAATCTCAGGCTGAGATGGGAAATACCCTAGCTCAAGATTTAATCAAGGCTATTGCTGAATATAGGGTGACTGATTTCCCGATAATTCCATCTCTTCCCCCCGTTGAGGTTTCTAATTTTGTCTCAAATAATCTGCTCGATGGTTCGATCGATCCTTCTATAGCTATCTCTGAAACATCTGAACCTATACCCGTTTGCTCGATCGTCCAAAACCAAGATATTAGAGATACACAATCAACTTCAGTCAATAATACTGCCACTGAAACGCAATTTACTTCAGTTAATAATACCTTCTCCGAAGCACAATCAAATTTAGTTAACAATACTGCCCCTGAAGCACAATTACCTTTAGTCAACAATAGTAATAATGAGGTTAAATTAATCGCTGATAGCATTGAAGTTGCGTCTGTCTGGATGATTGAGGCGGGTATTGATGAGAAGGCGATGGCTTCTTGGAAGTTGAAGGAGTTAGCTAAACAGATACCTGCTTTACAGGGTGTGATAAGTTCGGCACTTGAAATTATTACAAGTAACAGTAATTCCCCTAGTGGCATGATTGTTAGTCAATTAGCTACGGAGTTATCAACTAAAATGGGCACTAAAGTGACACCAGCCAAGATAAACCAAGCCTTACATGATTTGGAGTTGCAGGATTGGGCTAAACCAGGGGTAAATCGTGAAAGGAAGTTAACCCCCAGAGGGCAACAGTATGGGGTGGCGTTGTTAACGACTTCGGCTGATGGTTGGCAGGGCGCTCAACTGCGGTGGTATGATTCCGTTATTCCCTTACTGTGTCAATATTTCGATGCTTCAAGTTGAGTTTTATCGATCGAGGGAATTCTTAAAGCTAGGTGATCATTTTTACCCCATTAAAAGCTAATGAGGTAATGCAAAAAACTGTAACAAAATAGGTTGTTTGCAATATCTACTATACCATTATCAAAGTCTTAATTTCCCTTTTTCTACCGCTTGATCGATCGCGCCTCTGAGAAAATCCGATTGATAATTATGTTGTCATCAAGGACAATAGGAAAGATAAGCAAAACTAAAGGTATCCCGATAAATGATTACAGGTGAGTTAAAATCTAAAGTTGATAAATTGTGGACAACGTTTTGGAATAACGGTATTAGTAACCCTCTTTCAGTGATAGAGCAAATATCGTACCTACTCTTTATCAAACGTTTAGATGACTTACAATTAGCCCAAGAGAAGAAGATAAAACGTTTAGGGGGTACTTTAGACAATCCTACCTTTACCCCAGAAAATAACCATTGTCGTTGGTCAGTATTCAAAAATCAAAATCCTTCTGATATGTTAGTCACAGTAAGGGATTCCGCTTTTCCTTTTATCAAAACCATCGGTAGGGAAGGGGGTGCTTATGCCCAACACATGAAGGATGCAGTATTTTTAATCGCTAACCCTGCTTTATTGGCGAATGTAGTGGAACAGGTTGAGCAGATGCTTGAGTTACTGACGAAACAAGCTAATGATTCTCAAGATAAAACCTACATCGATTTACAGGGGGATTTGTATGAGTATATGCTTTCAAAGCTCACCACCGCAGGAACTAACGGGCAGTTTCGCACTCCTCGCCACATTATCAAGATGATGGTGGAGTTAATGAATCCTTCCCCCCATGAGGTAATTTGTGACCCTGCTTGTGGTACAGGAGGCTTTTTGGTGGCGGTAGCAGAATATCTACGTCAGAAAAAGGATAGTGAGGGTAATTATATTTTGCATAATCCCGCCCACCGTAAGCATTTTAACGAGGAGATGTTTCACGGTTTTGACTTTGATGCTACCATGTTAAGGATAGGTAGTATGAACATGATGTTACACGGCATTGAAGACCCGAAAATTGAGGCGAGGGATTCTTTAGCTCAAGAGCATTCAGAGGTATCGGAAGCCTTTACTTTAATCTTAGCTAATCCTCCCTTTAAGGGTTCTTTGGAAGCTAATACGATCGCTAAGGATTTAACGAAGGTAATTAGTACCAAAAAGACGGAGTTGTTATTTGGGGCGTTATTTCTGCGGTTGTTGAAGAAGGGAGGAAGAGCGGCGGTAATTGTGCCAGACGGGGTGTTATTTGGTTCTTCTAATGCTCACAAAGCCCTGCGTAAAACGTTGGTAGAGAGTCATAAGTTGGATGGGGTTATCTCCATGCCTTCGGGGGTTTTTAAGCCCTATGCTGGGGTTTCTACGGCGGTGCTGATGTTTACTAAGACGGGGGTTGGTGGTACTGATGCGGTGTGGTTTTATGATATGTCTGCCGATGGTTTATCTTTGGATGATAAGCGTCAACCAGTAGAGGAAAATGATATTCCCGACATTATCAGTCAGTGGCATAGTCGAGATATTGACAAGGATACTAACCGCACGGCTAAGGCTTTCTTTGTGCCGAAGGAGGAAATAGTCAAAAATGGTTATGATTTGTCTATCAATCGTTATAAGGAGGTGGAGTATGAGGAGGTTAGTTATGAGTCTCCTAGGGTGATTTTAGGTAAGCTGAAGCTGATGGAGGAGGAAATTATGGGGGATTTGGAGTTTTTGGAGGGAATGTTGGCTAATTAAAAGAATATAAGACTATTTCCGATAGAGAGGTTTTAAAAATTTAGCCTTTACTAAGGTATAGAGGAGTTAAATGATTGTAAATTGGTTAAGGAAAGCTAGATATTTAGGATCAGCGGTAGTAAAATGATATTTTATTGATAAACTATCATGGCTCAATACACTAAGAACTATTTAGAAGGATTATACAAGATACTTAAGGTAAATCCAGATTTCCCTTTAAATCAACAACTCAAGATAGATATTAATTATGTTTATTGGGCACTTACCGACTACGATAATTACGTCATTATAAACTCATTTAAACTGCTTGAAGATTATTATTATCTCAAAGCTTATCATCCTGACAATAGTCATAGAGAAGTTAGTTATAGAGGATTAGAACAGGCTAAGGCAATTTCTTTACTAGAGAGTATCCCTTGGTTACTAGATAATCTAAATTGGAATGATAAGGAAGAATTTATTTATAACGGTAAACGCTTACAGTTAATTAGTAAATCCCAAAGTAATGTTTACTTTATTCTAAAGAATAGTATTGAAAAAATATCACCTGAAGACTATATACGTATAGTTGAAGCACAAAATAAGATTGAATCAGAAAAGTCATCTACAACAGCTAATCCGACTATAGAAAGTTTCTTAAGATATTTAGATAGCCTAAACCCTGATGGTTACGCTTCTACAGATTCTATAACTAGAGGTGATGTAATAAAATATCTAAAAGAAATTAACTACAAACTTGAACCAAAACATTTAACTATGGAAGATCTAGAAAATATCGCTAAAAAAGGGAATGTTGGCATATAGTAGAATTTGCATTTCATGTGTTATGGCAAGTATTACATATAAGCACCAGTTGGGCTAAGTTGATTATGCTTTCTTGTCATGATGAAAAGGCTGGTTTTGATAAGTTTTTCCTCTTGTTAGATGAGTTTAGGCAACAGGCACGGCAACAAGTGGCTTAGGTATTTGTATTGTTATTGATTATTTTTGGAGATGTCACGGATGAAAGAAAAATATGACCTTGTAAAACTTAGCGATATATGTGAAATTAAAAGCGGAGGCACTCCATCAAGAAATGAAAAAGATAATTATGACGGTTCAATTCCTTGGGCTAAAATTTCAGATATAGAAGCCTCTAATGGTACTTTATTTACAACAGAAGAAACAATAACAGAGAAAGGCTTAAAAGCAATTCGCAATAGAATTTTTGATGAAGGTACTTTACTTTTTGCTATGTATGGATCTGTTGGTAAAATGGCATTTACAGAAGTAAAAGTTTCTACTAATCAAGCAATTTTAGGAATAAATATTAAGGATCAAAGTAAATTATATGATCGATATTTATATTACTGGTTATTAGGAAAAAAAAATGAATTTCTATACTTAGCAAATGGTGTCACTCAAAAGAATTTATCGGCAACTTTTCTCAGAAATGTAAAAATCCCTTTACCATCGATCGAACTTCAACGTAGGATAGCAGAGATATTGGATAAGGCGGATGAAATCGTGAGGAAAAGGAAAGGCTCGATCGACCTCACCGAACAACTGCAAAAGTCCATCTTTCTCGATATGTTTGGAGATCCCGTTACTAATTCTAAAGGTTGGGAAATAAAAAAATTAGGGGATGTTGGTATTCTTGAAAGAGGAAAATCGAAACATCGTCCCAGAAATGATCCTTCTTTATTGGGGGGAGAATATCCTTTGATTCAAACAGGAGATGTCGCTAACTCAAAGGGTTTAATAAAATCATATACTCAGACTTACTCAGAAAAAGGTCTGGCTCAAAGTAAACTTTGGAAATCAGGAACTCTTTGTATAACGATTGCCGCCAATATTGCAGATACTGGAATTTTACTATTTGATGCTTGTTTTCCTGATAGTATTGTCGGATTTAGTCCATCAACAGAAGTTACAACAGAGTATATACAAGGATGGTTTGATTTTTTTCAACCGATATTAGAAGCGAATGCCCCTCAATCAGCACAAAAAAATATTAATCTAAATATTCTCAAAAACCTAAATGTAATGATAGCTCCAATAAAACAACAAGTACATTATTCTCAAGTTATTAATAGTTTGCGGAAACATTTGGAAAAATACGAGAAACACTTACAAGAATCAGAAAACTTATTTAACGCCTTATTGCAGAGGGCATTTAAAGGAGAGTTATAAAATATGAAAATTCCCGAAAATGCCATTATCCCAGAAGCTAAAATCACCAGATATTTATAACCCTAAAACCTTATCGAGGATAACACCATGAATATTGAACTATATGTTGTTACTGTGCCTATTTCCGCCATTAAACCCCTTACCTCAGAGGATATATTAACCAGTCGTAAACAAGAAATTTTATTATGAATACCCTAAAAATTTACTACGACAGCGAAGCGGACTTTTTAGAAGTACAATTTTCTCCCGTCAGTGGTTATATGAGAGAAACCGACAACGATAACGTGATGGAGAGAGTGGATTTAGAAGGAAAGATTATCGGCTTTTCCGTGCTAAACCTGCGTCAATTAGCCCAAGATAAACCCCTCATCGCCCGTATTTATCACCTAAGTCCAGTAACATTAACAGTATAAAATTAATTTTGTTCCCAAAATGGTAACGATTAACTTATAATTCATAAATAGACAGAAAAAAGGACTAGAATAATTATGAATAAAAACAATGCGAATTATCTCCAGAAGAGTATTAACTGACTTTTACAGTAATCCTCAATATTCCGATGCCAAAACTCCTATTGAAGCATGGTATTCAGAAGCAAAAACCGCAACATGGCAAGATCCCTCAGAAATAAAATCGAGCTACCGAAATGCTAGTATTCTGAAAAATAATCGGGTTGTTTTCAATATAGCAGGTAACAAATATCGCCTAATTGTTTCCATTAACTATCCAGCTCAAATTATGTACATTAAATTTATTGGAACTCATCAACAATACGACAAAATCAACGCTAACACCGTAGAAATCAAAGATTAAAACCATGCACACCACAACCATTAAACCCATCAGAAACGAGCAAGATTACCAAGAAACCCTCACCAGAATTGAACAGCTAATGGAAGCCATACCAAATACGCCAGAATTTGACGAATTGGATGTACTTACCACCCTAGTGGAAGCCTACGAAGAAAAACATTATCCCATTGCCCCACCAAATCCCATCGATGCCATTAAATTTAGAATGGAACAACTTGGACTCAAACAGAGTGACTTAATACCCTACATCGGCAGTAAATCAAAGGTATCTGAAATCCTATCCAATAAACGAGCATTAAGTAAACAGATGATTCGCTCATTACATGAAAGCCTAAACATTCCCCTAGAAGTTTTAATTCAACCTTATCCCCTTAATAATTAACCAACAATAAGCAAACAGAGAAAAATGGCATCCAACTTCGACTTTTTAACCACCGACTTTCCCGAAATTTACGAAAGTGCTACCCGTGTCGAAAACCTCGCCCTTAGCGATAGTCGTGCCTGTTGTTTTTATGCCCGTTATACCCTCGAACAAGCCGTTATTTGGTTATACGACAATGACCCCTACTTACAACTACCCTACGATAATAACCTAGGGGCATTAATCCACGAACAGACATTTAAAGATAACCTACCCCCCAACCTCTTCCCCAAAATCCGCATCATCCATAAAATGGGCAACCGTGCCGCCCACAGTAACCAGAAAATCAGCCAAAAAGAAGGGCTTTATATCACAGAAGAACTATTCCACTTTCTCTATTGGCTATGTCGCTACTACTCCCCCAACGGTAAAAACCTCCCCAAACTCCAATACATCACCCCCTCATCAACCAATATTCCCCCCTTATTAAGGGGGGTTAGGGGGGATCAAACCTCACAAATAGGGATGAGGGAAGATGAAACCTTACCCACAGAGGTAAAAACTGAAATTACCCCAGAGATAACCGTTGCCCAACTGCAAAAACTAGAGCAAGAACTATCTCAAGCCCAAGAAATGGCGAGAATTGCCGAAAAAAGACAAAAACAGACCCAAGCAGAATATAACCAACTCAAAGCCGAGATCGATCGTATCAAACAGGCAAACAGTGCCATCAAAGACAACCATGACTATAACGAAGCCGACACCCGTAAATACCTAATCGATGTCTTACTCAAAGAAATGGGGTGGGATATAACTCAACCCGACTTTACCGAGTATGAAATAACAGGAATGCCCCAAAGCATTAACCCCACAGGCAAAGGCTACATTGATTATGTCTTATGGGATGATAACGGCTTACCCTTAGCCGTCATAGAAGCCAAACGCACCCAAAAAGATGCCCACCTCGGTAAACAACAAGCCAAACTCTATGCCGACTGCTTAGAAAAGAAATTCCACCAACGCCCCATTATCTTTTACAGCAACGGTTATCAAACCTACCTTTGGGATGACAAAAACTATCCCCCTCGCCTCGTGGAAGGCTTCCTCAAAAAAGATGAACTGCAAAGAATGATTTATCGCCGTAGTCATAGCAAACCCCTTGAGATAGTCTTACCCAACCAAGAAATAGCAGGGAGAAGTTACCAAATAGAAGCCATTAAACGGGTAACAGAAACCCTTGAACATAAAGCCCGTAAAGCCTTGCTAGTGATGGCAACAGGCACAGGAAAAACAAGGACAGCCATCGCCCTCATAGATATATTAACGAGGGCAAACTGGATTAAAAGAGTGCTATTTTTAGCAGATCGTACATCATTAGATCTCTTGCAAAATTATAATGAACATAAAAAGATGATAGGATAAGACAAAATATTAGCAATCGCCTTTAATTTAATTAAAGAAAATAAGTGCCTTTATACAGTTAATCATAATTCTTGCTTATATAATTCTCAACCTAGGAAAGTAAATACCCATTGGCGATAAAATACACAAATTAATTTACTGGATTCTTTAATATAGTTCTTAAATAATAGCTATGTCTTTTTTCACTATTTCATAGTTATAAATTCCCGCAATTAAGTTGAATCTTAACCCAAATCTTTTTCTTTTATTTCTATATTTTTCTGATAGTATTCTAAATATTTTAAGTTTTCTATTTACATGTTCAATTACGATTCTTTGTCGATTTAACTCTCTATTTTTTCTTTTTTCTTCTTGGGTTAACTTTCTTTTTTTTGTTTTCTTTTTTGGTATTTCGCTTAATTTATGAATTTTTTCTATACCTTGATAACCTTTGTCTACTAAACACTTTATTTTTTCACTTAATGGTAATCTACTGTTTTTAAAAATTTTAAAATCATGTTCTCTTCCTCGTCCATTTACATAACAAATTATTTCCAAGGTATCTTTATTAACTACTAATTGTGCTTTAAATGTATGTTCCTTCTTTTTGCCACTATAGTAAATTTTTTGTCTTTTTTTTGGTCTTTCGATTGCTATTTCAGTAACATCTATTAATACTGCCTTAATTTCATTCTCTTTTTTTATCAATTCTTTTTTACCACCTAGGGAAAAATAACCTGATTTGAGCAAGATTTTTTCAATTTTATGAACTGTTCTACAAACCGTTGATTCTGAGATATTCCAGTACTCTGATATGTGAAAATAAGTTCGATATTCTCTCAAATATTCCAAGGTTACTAAAATCTGCTCGGACACTGTTAATTTGCTTTTCCTTCCTCTTTTGTGATTGTTTTGTTCTTTTTTGACTATTTCTACTAAAAGATTATAGGTTTCTTTTTTTACTCCAAATCTCCTTTTAAACTTTTCTGGCTTTAATTTTTTTATTCTCTCAAGTTTCATAATTAAATCTTATACTTAAGGTATCCTCCATCGCCCAAAATTATAGATTATTCTGGTTAATCCTATCTCGTATTTAATTTTGCAAGAGGTCTATTACTAACCCAAGCCAAAAGAGCCATCCAGAAAAACTTACCCCACGCCATAGCAGTGGATTTGACCAAAGAAAAAGACGTAAGCGGTGCAAATATAATTCTTTCTACCTATGCCACCATGATGAATCGCATCAACAACGACACAGACATTCCCCCCTTATCAAGGGCGGTTAGGGGGGATCAAATTCTCCCTAATCCTAATAGGAGAGGGGTTGGGGGCGAGGTTAAAACCTTATCAAGCAAGGTAGGGGGTGAGGTTAACAGGGGGAAAAATGAGGTTAAAACCTTTGGGGTAGGTTACTTCGACTTAGTAATAATTGACGAAGCTCACCGCAGTATATACAAAAAATATCAAGCCATTTTCAGCTATTTTGATGCCCTCTTAATCGGCTTAACCGCCACCCCCAGAAACGAAATTAACCGAGACACCTACCGCATCTTTGACTTAGAAGCAGGAAACCCGACTTTTGCTTATGAATTACAAGACGCTATTAGTGACGGCTACTTAGTGCCACCCACA encodes:
- a CDS encoding DEAD/DEAH box helicase family protein; protein product: MASNFDFLTTDFPEIYESATRVENLALSDSRACCFYARYTLEQAVIWLYDNDPYLQLPYDNNLGALIHEQTFKDNLPPNLFPKIRIIHKMGNRAAHSNQKISQKEGLYITEELFHFLYWLCRYYSPNGKNLPKLQYITPSSTNIPPLLRGVRGDQTSQIGMREDETLPTEVKTEITPEITVAQLQKLEQELSQAQEMARIAEKRQKQTQAEYNQLKAEIDRIKQANSAIKDNHDYNEADTRKYLIDVLLKEMGWDITQPDFTEYEITGMPQSINPTGKGYIDYVLWDDNGLPLAVIEAKRTQKDAHLGKQQAKLYADCLEKKFHQRPIIFYSNGYQTYLWDDKNYPPRLVEGFLKKDELQRMIYRRSHSKPLEIVLPNQEIAGRSYQIEAIKRVTETLEHKARKALLVMATGTGKTRTAIALIDILTRANWIKRVLFLADRTSLDLLQNYNEHKKMIG
- a CDS encoding restriction endonuclease subunit S translates to MKEKYDLVKLSDICEIKSGGTPSRNEKDNYDGSIPWAKISDIEASNGTLFTTEETITEKGLKAIRNRIFDEGTLLFAMYGSVGKMAFTEVKVSTNQAILGINIKDQSKLYDRYLYYWLLGKKNEFLYLANGVTQKNLSATFLRNVKIPLPSIELQRRIAEILDKADEIVRKRKGSIDLTEQLQKSIFLDMFGDPVTNSKGWEIKKLGDVGILERGKSKHRPRNDPSLLGGEYPLIQTGDVANSKGLIKSYTQTYSEKGLAQSKLWKSGTLCITIAANIADTGILLFDACFPDSIVGFSPSTEVTTEYIQGWFDFFQPILEANAPQSAQKNINLNILKNLNVMIAPIKQQVHYSQVINSLRKHLEKYEKHLQESENLFNALLQRAFKGEL
- a CDS encoding type II toxin-antitoxin system HigB family toxin gives rise to the protein MRIISRRVLTDFYSNPQYSDAKTPIEAWYSEAKTATWQDPSEIKSSYRNASILKNNRVVFNIAGNKYRLIVSINYPAQIMYIKFIGTHQQYDKINANTVEIKD
- a CDS encoding type II toxin-antitoxin system HigA family antitoxin, with the translated sequence MHTTTIKPIRNEQDYQETLTRIEQLMEAIPNTPEFDELDVLTTLVEAYEEKHYPIAPPNPIDAIKFRMEQLGLKQSDLIPYIGSKSKVSEILSNKRALSKQMIRSLHESLNIPLEVLIQPYPLNN
- a CDS encoding DUF2283 domain-containing protein; translation: MNTLKIYYDSEADFLEVQFSPVSGYMRETDNDNVMERVDLEGKIIGFSVLNLRQLAQDKPLIARIYHLSPVTLTV
- a CDS encoding IS5 family transposase produces the protein MKLERIKKLKPEKFKRRFGVKKETYNLLVEIVKKEQNNHKRGRKSKLTVSEQILVTLEYLREYRTYFHISEYWNISESTVCRTVHKIEKILLKSGYFSLGGKKELIKKENEIKAVLIDVTEIAIERPKKRQKIYYSGKKKEHTFKAQLVVNKDTLEIICYVNGRGREHDFKIFKNSRLPLSEKIKCLVDKGYQGIEKIHKLSEIPKKKTKKRKLTQEEKRKNRELNRQRIVIEHVNRKLKIFRILSEKYRNKRKRFGLRFNLIAGIYNYEIVKKDIAII
- a CDS encoding type I restriction-modification system subunit M is translated as MITGELKSKVDKLWTTFWNNGISNPLSVIEQISYLLFIKRLDDLQLAQEKKIKRLGGTLDNPTFTPENNHCRWSVFKNQNPSDMLVTVRDSAFPFIKTIGREGGAYAQHMKDAVFLIANPALLANVVEQVEQMLELLTKQANDSQDKTYIDLQGDLYEYMLSKLTTAGTNGQFRTPRHIIKMMVELMNPSPHEVICDPACGTGGFLVAVAEYLRQKKDSEGNYILHNPAHRKHFNEEMFHGFDFDATMLRIGSMNMMLHGIEDPKIEARDSLAQEHSEVSEAFTLILANPPFKGSLEANTIAKDLTKVISTKKTELLFGALFLRLLKKGGRAAVIVPDGVLFGSSNAHKALRKTLVESHKLDGVISMPSGVFKPYAGVSTAVLMFTKTGVGGTDAVWFYDMSADGLSLDDKRQPVEENDIPDIISQWHSRDIDKDTNRTAKAFFVPKEEIVKNGYDLSINRYKEVEYEEVSYESPRVILGKLKLMEEEIMGDLEFLEGMLAN